In Brachypodium distachyon strain Bd21 chromosome 5, Brachypodium_distachyon_v3.0, whole genome shotgun sequence, the genomic window tgatcttgctcttgagtatttgcattttaacccatgagggtattgtgataaaaagggatttaatgcatatatagagctatcccataaattggcttttgaaagtattttgaaaaaaataatttgattcgatagcctaagggccctaaaagtcattttataggcaaatgtatttttaaatattttattttgagaaaattcttgctccaaaagttagatcatatgaaaatatgattttacaaattttgttgcattttatttggagtgatttggagctccgaatcaattttgaggttcaaaaacagaaaatagataaaagaaaaggaaaaaccatggaaaaccggccgaaccggaccgacccggtcaaaccggaccggctccgCCTAgtccgagccgcccgctctccctgaccggtgggacccacgcgtcatcttcaaccttcgtccgaaaaatccggccacgcacgcccgcgaactgcccacgactccacctccgatttctccgcgctcgggccgttttctccaaatccttcgcgtcaccccgaaggccTCGCTTTtatcctccacttcccccaaaccccacgtccaatttcgcaccggttagaaagtaattgctcgccggagttcgttgctgccaccgccgtcctTCGCGTTtctccgccgttccggtgaggttctccccgcgcccctcccctagcctctctcctctccccgttccgaacgccgtgacgcgctcACCTTTGCgtttggccgccgcctccggccgcccgcacCGGCCATCTTCCccggcaccggccgccgcccgagtCCCCCACCTCCGGCCACCTGCCCgcgccctccgccgcgccgctcgcccgTGCCGCCTCTGCCCGctccgaccgccgcccgccgcgccgcgctgccccgcccgcccgcgccgccccgccccgcgcgcaccgcccgcccgcgccgccgccggcgagctcgtccgccggccggaaccctagaaccgGGCCAGTCAGGTTTCGCCACGTGGcgagtttttgttttattttattttcggccgaagtggataatgcacttttgcagaaaagaccctacaacttcaaacctttatatcttttaaaccgtttgtccaaaatttgtgttccgcacctttctggaatcgtcgcaacgtgtagaatattttggcactgtttattttcagttttgaataacttagacagtagctatttacagaatggtggtttatggtttaaatttcaaatgaattgtttcaaaatagtttttagCATGTTAGTTTactataaaattatttaaacttgctctctgtccattaggaccagagaagaaattatattgtgtataatcatggcatacaagttaaatattgctctatgttacaaaagccgctcaatcttttgttttaaaccctatccatgtttcatgcatatttgttAACTCCTTATTggtgtataatctgtccaaatcatttgaacaGAGCTCCTGACTTtcacggcaaaaaaaaaaattcaaattctaAATTTTAATTTGAACTAGAATCATATAAAAACGGGGGAGTAGCTAGTTTTGGGTGACCTTCAGACAAGTAGCAGCACCAAAACATTGGAATCTGATACTATGAGAATTGAGAAACACTATCATTGTATACAGTATTGTACATACGAACAGCGGCCAAGGTTGATTGGAATGTGGGGACAGACGGATCAATACATACATGTATCTGACGCTGCAAGACTTATTTATGCCACTaattggttgtgtgcatcatttttaTGCAAAGATCGGGGTTTCAAcctcttttttgaaaaaaaaaactatcccATCACTATGAGAATATAATGGCAAGGACTAACCTATTACTTGGCATTTTGAAGAACTAGGTTCGTGTGAATCACATGGAAATTCCTTTGCTTATGTACTGAACTTCATACCTAATTGCGTCGGATATAAATGTATAATTGCACAAAAAAGTTGGTAGGTACTACAGAACACTACATAATACTGGAAACAAATTTTCTTCAAACATTCAAAATCTTTACCGAACGACGAAGTATCTTAAGTATCAACCAAAATAGTTTATCAAGCTTGTGACCAGTGAAGACCATCAATATGACCAAGCGTTTAATTATACTATTTGACGCCGGACACATTAAACAAAATTTAGTCATAGCAGGTCAAGTGCAACCACTTCCATAAATTAGTGAACCATAGGCTTACTTGTTTACGAAACGACCCAACTGACCAACCGCGTCTAAACTAAAGCTCTGTATAAGTAGCCATGGACTGGAGACGCTACAATCACATCCCAACTCACAAAACAGCCAAACAGCACTAATCTTCTCCCTCACGCAACTGGAGCAGAGTGAGAAAAAGAGATCTTTTTCTGGCAATGGAGGTGACCCCGAACCACACGCAGACGGTGAGCGGGTGGGCGGCCACGGACGAATCCGGCAAGGTGGCGCCGTTCATCTTCAAGCGCCGTGAGAACGGCGTGGACGACGTGACGATCAAGGTTGAGTACTGCGGGATGTGCCACACGGACCTGCACTTCGTCAACAACGACTGGGGCATCACCATGTACCCCGTGGTGCCAGGCCACGAGATCACGGGCGTCGTCACCAAGGTCGGCACCAACGTGTCAACCTTCAAGGCCGGCGaccgcgtcggcgtcggctgcATCTCGGGCTCCTGCCTCGACTGCGAGCACTGCGCCCGGTCCGAGGAGAACTACTGCGACAAGGTCACGCTCACCTACAACGGCGTCTTCTGGGACGGCAGCGTCACCTACGGCGGATACTCCGGCATGTTCGTGGCCAACAAGCGGTTCCTCGTCAGGATCCCCGATAGCCTCCccctggacgccgccgccccgttGCTCTGCGCCGGGATCACTGTGTACAGCCCCATGAAACAGCACGGGATGCTGGACCAGAGGGGTGCTGGAAGGAGGCTCGGGGTTGTCGGCCTCGGCGGGCTCGGCCATGTCGCGGTGAAGTTCGGGAAGGCGTTTGGGCTCCGTGTCACCGTCATCAGCACGTCCCCTGCGAAAGAACGCGAGGCCAGAGAGAACCTCATGGCCGACGACTTCGTCCTCAGCACCGACCAGAAGCAGATGCAGGTAATTTTGACTAGTAGTAATCACGGGTCAACTGTCAGTCAACGCAGCCAAAATTAACCAACAAGATCTTAATTCTGAGCttaatttgttgtttttaGGCTATGGCGAGGAGCCTGGATTATGTGATCGACACGGTGTCGGCGTCGCACTCGCTGGGGCCGATCCTGGAGCTGCTCAAGGTGAACGGGAAGCTGgtgctggtggcggcgccggacaAACCCGTGGAGCTCCCTTCGTTCCCGCTGATATTCGGGAAGAGGACGGTGAGCGGGAGCATGACGGGGGGGATGAAGGAGACGCAGGAGATGATGGACCTCTGCGGCGAGCACGGCATCACCTGCGACATCGAGCTCGTCTTCACGGACAGGATCAACGACGCCCTGGCGCGCCTCGCAAGGAACGACGTCCGCTACCGTTTCGTGCTCGATATTGGAGGCAGCAACGCCAGGCTCTAGCTATAGGACACTTGCTGCTGTGCTCTGGCTACACGATGTGATATGTGGGGGGTACTCTGTTTCAGCCTGATCAAAGTAACGGATTCATCAGTTGTATAATGTGAGGAATTCAGCCATTCTGTCGTCCTCCAATTGGCTACGAGGCTACTAATTTGTTGCCTGTACTTCAATTGCATGTCTTCTTTCTGAAAGATATAATACTCGTATTCAGTTAGCTCTTGTTCATCAGGCTCTTAAATTTGCCTGTACTTCAAttatatcttctttttttgaaaaattgtgTGCTCGTATTCAGTTAAATTTCACAAAAGCACACTATTTTGGGGTTAGGCTTTCAACGGGCCACAGTTACTGCGAACAATCTTACCGAACCACATTTTTTGGTAAGGTAGTCTTGGAAAAACCAAATCAGCCAGATTAGGCCATTTGATGGCGTTCCTGACTCCCACCAGTCAGGCGGCACCTCAGACGACCCAACCCGTTTCTCTCCACGTCAGCTCACGGACCCTTTAACCCTATAGTCTATACAAATACCCCTCATGTCCCCGATTTGATTGCCCACTTCTCACTCTCACTTTCAAATCCGCCATGAACCCTACCTTGCTCCCCAGATCCAAAATCGATTGCGGGTATCATGGAGGCGCCACATCCTTCAATGAATCCGTAATGGCTGATGGTAGCGAACACGGAGGAGAAAGGCCAACGTGCGGACATCGGGCACGCTGGCGTGGACGTAAGGCGCCCGTATCATCAGCAACTGTAATTTAGGCTGCGTTTGGTTCTACTTTGCTTCCGGAAAAAGATGATTTGCTTTTTATGTTGTGAAAGAGCTGCTTTGTTGTTTCTATTATGAAAAATCAGGAAGCGTGTTTGGTTGGAATAGttgcttttgcttttctaGACCAAATAACTGTTTATATGCGAATTGATCGTAAATTGATGATCTTTTGCTGCTGGAAAAAGATGATTTGCTTTTTCTGCTGTACAAAAAGCAGGAAGCGTGTTTAGTTGGAGTAGTTGATTTTGCTATTCTAGACCAAATAACTCTTTATATGCAAATTGATCGATTATTAATGATCTTTTGCTGCTGGCCCCTTGTTTGGTTCGAGTAGTTGCTTTCGCTTTTCTAGACAAAATAACTCTTTGCATGCGAATCCGTAAATTAATGATCTTTGTGTTGACCGCCACCCTCTGCTTTGATCACACATTAATTTGGTAGTTGAAGAAGAAACGGTCACATTGAATCAATTGAGACCACAAATCGAAAATTAGAATAGAAGAACCATCTGATCATCATCAATATAGATCACGGGTAGTCCTTCCCTGCAACGCACAACCTGCATAGCCACGCAAAGCAAGCAAGCGATAATTCATCTCATCATCCCCCAATGTTGTCGGCGGCGAGCTGATCCTTCTGGGGTTCTGGGCGAGCCCGTTCACTACCGGGTAGGAGGGGGAACGAGGAGGCGTCGGGCGGATGGGGCAGGGGAAGGGAAGCAGACGGGGCTGAGGATGAGGAGGCGTCGGGTGGATTGGTGGTCTGTTCGCAATACTTTAATTATGTCAGCGTCCGAATTTCGCACTTTGGTAATGGCAGGCACAGACATAATTGTCCGTGTATACATCTCGTGCCTTCTTACAATAATGTAATCCTACTGTATTGTGGATCGATATCAGAACCGCAGGAAAATAGAAGCTACTAGATGGCTTGCATGCTAACACGAGTCCGCGACCATTAGTCGGTTATACATACCAATAAAACCGTAGGGAACGTGCGTGCGCTATTTATTATCTCAATCAATATATCGCTCAACCGTACTTATGTACTTCACCATCACAATGAGCCGCCGGGAAAACCTATTAGTCTGTTATTAGTCTAATTTACCACTGCatagtgggtagtaacatGTATGTAGTGTCATGTATTATGTCATTGATTAGGTTGTAAActcatctttcttgttttgtgtgatgttatgataACATATTTAGTTACCACCTCCATTACCTTCAAAAAAGTTACCACCTCCATCTCTTAATTCATTCAATaccatgccatgtcattaAAATGCTTAGTTAGTATCTTATGTTAGTACCTAACTTACTCCCACTATGAGTAGCCTTATCTCGATGATGGTACCGCTGTTCTTCGATGAGtgtattttgtattttttgaTGTGTGCTTTTCTTTGCCAAGTGTTTTTTCTCTGAGAGCTAAGCCTAGTCTTAAAAGAAGGAATGAGTGCTTGTTAGATACCTtgtaatttcttttctcttttcactGTAAAAAACCACCCTGTAATTATCTCCTCTATAAATGAAAAATGACGCAGTAGGGACCTTCCCTACTATTTTTGcgtaaaaaaagaagtgttTTTTTCAAACCTATGGTAAAGCCATCGGCACTCATCGAAATAGGTTTTCTCGGTAG contains:
- the LOC100839979 gene encoding probable cinnamyl alcohol dehydrogenase 6; its protein translation is MEVTPNHTQTVSGWAATDESGKVAPFIFKRRENGVDDVTIKVEYCGMCHTDLHFVNNDWGITMYPVVPGHEITGVVTKVGTNVSTFKAGDRVGVGCISGSCLDCEHCARSEENYCDKVTLTYNGVFWDGSVTYGGYSGMFVANKRFLVRIPDSLPLDAAAPLLCAGITVYSPMKQHGMLDQRGAGRRLGVVGLGGLGHVAVKFGKAFGLRVTVISTSPAKEREARENLMADDFVLSTDQKQMQAMARSLDYVIDTVSASHSLGPILELLKVNGKLVLVAAPDKPVELPSFPLIFGKRTVSGSMTGGMKETQEMMDLCGEHGITCDIELVFTDRINDALARLARNDVRYRFVLDIGGSNARL